CTAAGTTTACGGAATTAGCATGCGAAGTATTCGACTTTTTAGAAGATGAATACGGATTTGTCATCAAGGAGACAAAAAACACACGTAATGGCGGTCACGTGATGTATGTAAACACAAACAAGGGTGTTGCACTCGAGATAAGCTACGAATTCCTGGATGCGTTTGTGTTTATGTTTGTTTACAAGTTAGTTAATGGCGAGATTCGGGAGAACTCCTATCCAATTACTGAAGACTCTCAAATTACACGCTTCGATTTTAACTATGTACTTTCGAAAGAAACAGAAATGAGACCTGCCTACGAGTATGGCGCTGATTCAGTTTTCTACGACGAAGAGAACGGCCTCCGCAATTACATGACTGAGTCTGCGAATCGTTTGCGCGACTACGGGAGCAAGTTTCTTCGAGGCGATTTTTCCCAGATGCCACTCGTTGAGGACGCAATCAAGCGTCGCGTAAGGGAGTACAATGCTGAACGTGATCGAAGCAAGTGAACTTGAGGACAATTCATAAGTTGACATGGCAACGCGGCAGGGCCGTTCCCAGGGGATCTCTATGACGTCGGGGTCATGGGGACACTGCATCTTTGAAGGTGCTATATAGTGGCAGAGTCGATATAAAGAACGTGCCAGAAAGTGTTTGCGATAGCAGGGCTATCAAGCGTCACGCGAAGATCGACCGAGTCTTGTTCGCCGTGGCAACTTCGAGGCGATCACCGACAATTCCCATGATCTCCGGGCGACGGTCGGTCTCACTGAAGCTCCTACAACACACCTGATTCCGATCGAGACGGTCTCTTTGGGGGCTCGGATTCCAACGAAGAATCCACGTCCTGAAGAATATGATTTTGAATGGCCTGAACCAGACGAATCGAGTTGGGTCCGGTTGACGATGGAGTGGCGGAAGACGGATGGCGGAATCGTTGACGCAGAGTTGCTCCGGCCTCGAAACTGGGTTGCATCGAGCCATCTGGAAATCGGCAGCATTTTCAAAGTCTTTTCGACCGAACTGGAGTTGAATGGAATTGCGGAAATCACGGCAATCAGCCCGTGCCCTCCGCTCAGCACCGGTGATGGAGAAGTCGTGACGGGCCGTTTGGTGACCCGAAAAGCCGACGAAACGGGGCGGATGACATTCGAAACGGGTGACACCCTGGAAGGCTCGAAGTCGCATCCCATCTGGTCGCCCGCCATTCAAGACTGGGTTCCCATGGAAGAATGGGCCGCCGGAGACGCAGTCTTGGGCCGCGAAGGCTGGATTACGGTCACGTTTGTAGAGGTCCTAAACGAATCTGTCCCACTTTACAACATTGAACTACGTGGCGAACATGTCTATGAAGTCACCCAGGCCGAAATCCTCGTTCACAACAGCGGCGGCGGTCTCGGCGGTTGTGGCATCAATCTTGGCAACTCTGATGTTCCAAAAAATGGAACGATAGCCCCCAACAGCGTTAACTATTCTCAAAACAGCGTTAATAAGAGCGTCCTTGACTACGCCAAGGACATGGAGGCCAGGAATTGGAATTGGGACAAATCCGGGCCAATACGTGTAATGCTAATTGGCGGAAAGCTTGTTTCATACGACAACCGTCGTGTTTTTGCCGCACGCATAGCAGGCCTGAAGAAGATTCCCTATGAGAAGGTAAACCCAAACGACCTCTTCCCCGGCTCAAAAAGAACTTGGGGAGAGCAGTTCGAACGTCGGCGGATGGATGTCAGGAATTTGGTTGATGGTCAACCACTTCCACCTACTGGGACGAACGCTAACCCGAAGATCATTTAATGGTAAGCGAAAGGAATCATATCATGTCCATAGCAGGCTCTGAAGATGAAGATTTGATACAGAGTCTATGGAAACGTGACGAATGTCTGGATTTAGATTCGGTGCAGTTCGGAAATGGGAATGTGATGCTACTGGACATTCCTTCTAGAATTCCAACTGCAACCGATGGCATCCAGATTCGACAAAGGCAATGGGTGGATATGCGCGACGCTGTGAAATTGCCTGGAGTTACTCTTAATGTCGGATTGTCTGCCAGCGGTGGTTCTCCAATTATCATTGCCGAAAAAGGACTGTGTGTTACATGTGGTGAATGTGCCGTGTATGGTACATTTGGATTCGTGGCGGTGTCTCGCTGTAGCGACAATCATCTTGAATGGTTAGCGTTCTTTCTTTTATCTAATCCCTTTGTTGCTATCGCCGTAAACGACGAGACAATCGTTGCCACAACAAATCTGGGTGCCAAATACGCTTTTCCGATTCGCGAGCCAGAAAAAGTGCAGGTCGTGAGCTGATCCCGCTTCGAAAAGCGAGATCAGCTCGTTTGCTTGACGCGCTTTGGCAGGGGAACAACAAAGGGGACCATTCTACTTTTCGCGAAGTCCTCACTCGGTCGGGTTGGCTAGATTGGATCTTGCGTAGTCGTCGAGGGAACGACAAAGGGGACATTCTACATTTCCAGAAGCCCTCACTCGGCTAGGCTGACTGGATTTGATCTTGCGGAATTGCCGTGCAGCGACACCCAAGCTATGGTTTGAGAATCGATCGCTGATCGCACAGCTAAAGAATGGTGACGTATTGCTTGACTCAACTGGTATCGCTAGAACAAAGGCAGCTGTGTTCGGGAAAATCGGAGATTTAACGGCAGGTACTGGTCGCGAGATTGCGCTTCTTCGCACAAGGCAGGGACTGGTCTTGAGAATGGGACAAAAAGGTCAGGTCGACATCAGTGGTGCAAGTCGAATCATTGCTCACTCACATCCGAGTGGCCTCCTTGGCCTGAGTACCTATGATTACATAGCTATTTTTTTCCGTCGTCGACAACAATCAACGATCGTCATCGGTCCATCTGGTGCGTGGCGGCGGTATTCATCAAATCAAGGGGTCCTTGGGGGTAATTTCTAATGGAAGAACTTGATGAAATTCCATCTTTTCCGGTGTTTGAAAATACGTTTGACTCAATGGATATTCCAGGAGAAATAGGAGTTGCAGTATCCAGAGAGACAACTGAAAGTCGAATTTGTCTTGCGGTTGGTAAAAGCAAAGACGGCTGCAGAAAATATTTACTAGAAGGTGATCCTTATCAGATTACCGAGTCAAAGGTGATCACACCAGATGAGTATGACACATTTATTTCATACTTGGAGGAATTGCCCGCTAGAAATGGAATGATCGCAGCTGATGTTCTTGACGGCGAAGGGTATATGGTGAAGTGGCGCACGGCAGATCATGAGTTTCGGTTTGTTCTATGCAACCCTAATTGCCTTGAGCTCGATTACTACAAGAGAATTGGCACAAAGTTGGCGGCCCTGTTTGGCAATGAATGTATTGTCAAGAAGTGAATCTATGTATATGTGAATATACACATATATGTGTATAGCGAAAATGCTCCTTCAAAACGTAACCGTTTACATTCACGGCAAACGTATCTAATTGAGAGCAACATACGCTGGGGGATTTGCAAATCAATGGGGGGCGCCTGAATGTATTGGTGATCGATTCCCTTCAGGGAGGCATTTTGATGTCAAATCACTGATTGGCGATTTTTCCGATCCTCGGATGGAACGGACGCGTCGACATGAACTGTTCGAGCTAGTGTTCGTCGCTTTGTGCGCAACGATTGCGGGTTCGGATGGCTGGGCTGACATCGAGCGAATCGGAGTTCGAAGATTGGAAAGGCTGCGAACATTCCAGCGTTTGGAAAACGGCATTCCATCGCACGACGCCGTTGGAGGAACCGCGGTGACACTGCCTCGTCGATAACATTACGCTCGCTAGACTGGATATAAGGTGTGTGCACGCATAGCAATGTGTCAATTATCGCGTGAATGAATCCAGGATTCTGGTTCGTCGGCGTATGCGAAGTCTGCCAATGGCTCGTACACATTGGGTATACAGGACGGAAGCTATTCCGAGTCGTTCAATACGAACTCCTCAACGGAGGTGTCCGTCCGGTGAAATACCTTCTTGCGTCGGCTGCTATCCCACCAACCAAGTCATCAACAACACGAGTGCCGGTCTTCAGCCTGTGTTTGTCGGTGGCGTCGTCTACAGCCAGGGGTATGTCAATCCGGCATCGTTCTCAGGCGGCAGTGGAGTCGCGTATACCAGCTTCGCATTCCGGTCCGTGCCGATGGATGCCAGCAGTCCCGCATCCATCCCGGACGCGACCTTCGGTCTAAATGAGGATCAGGCGCCACAAACCTACTGGGAAACCCTCGCCAGTTGGATCTCGTCTGGCATCGATACGGCGATGGACACCGCCGTCTGGATCGTGGACCAGATCTCGTACGGCGTGAGCGAGGTCGGTGGATTCGTCATCCGCAACTTCGAAGCGGTCTTAGACGGAATCCAGTTGACCCTGGATGTCGCGGGCTTCATACCCGTCTTCGGCGCCATCCCCGACATTATCAATAGCGGCATCCATCTGGGACGCGGCAGCTACCTCGAGGCGGGCCTCAGCGCCGGGGCGGCTGTCCCCTTCGCCGGGGATGCCGCACAAGCGGTGGCGTTAGTACGCAAGGTGGTCTCGAAAGGAGCTGACTTTGCCGCGTCTGCCGGCAAATCGATCATGAGATTGTTCGGGAAGTCAGACGAAGCAGGAACCGCTGCATCGAAGATTATGAAGTGCATCGAAGAAGGCAAATGTTTCGTTGCAGGAACACTGGTTAGCGTTGCTGCGGCATCTCCTTCGTCACGAGAGGATCGTCAGAGTCTTGCTCGTCACGGAATCTTCGAAGCGACCACCGACAATCACCACGATCTCCAGACGGCCGTCGGTCTCACGGAAACTCCAGCAACACATCTGATTCCGATCGAGACGGTCTCTTTGGGGGCTCGGATTCCAACGAAGAATCCACGCCCTGAAGAATATGCTTTTGAATGGCCTGAACCAGACGAATCGAGTTGGGTCCTGTTGACGATGGAGTGGCGGAAGACGGATGGCGGAATCGTAGACGCCGAGTTGCTACGGCCTCGGGATTGGGTCGCATCGAGCCACCTGGAAATCGGCAGCATCTTCAAAGTCTATTCAACCGAACTGGAGCTAAATGGAATTGCGGAAGTCACGGCAATCAGCCCATGCCCTCCACTCAGCACCGGCGATGGAGAAGTCGTGACAGGCCGTTTCGTCACACGAAGAGCCGACGAGACGGTGCGGATGACATTCGAAACGGGTGACACCCTGGAAGGCTCGAAGTCACACCCCATCTGGTCACCCGCCATTCAAGACTGGGTTCCCATGGAAGATTGGACCGCCGGAGACGCGGTCTTGGGCCGTGAAGGCTGGATTACGGTCACGTCCGTCGAGGCACGAAACGAATCGGTACCACTTTACAATATTGAAGTACGTGGCGAACATGTCTATGTAGTCACCCAGGCCGGAATCCTCGTTCACAACAGCAATCCGTGCTCCGTTAATCCCGGCATTCCACATGGGCCGCACGAAATCCCGCCGAATTCATTGACGCTACAAGAAGTTGAGGAAATTCAGGCAATTTCAAAAGAGTACAGTACGACGATTGACGTAGTCGGCAGCCGTGCTGCAGGTAAAGGTAGAAATATCCAAACAGACCTGCCTGTCGGAAAACCAAGCCGGAAAAGGCCCAAAACCAGAAGCGATATCGATTTTCGATTCGACACTGCTCATCCGAACGCAATTCAAATAATGAAAAGGCTTCGGAACGTTGGTAATGGCGGAGGCAGGGCATCGTTGAATTTTTCCAATAACCCAACAGCACCAAACGGGCGTATTACAATGCCTCCGTACATTCGATTTACGTCCAATGGCCGCGTCACTTGGTTTGACTGATTATCGTTCAGATTGACTCCAGAGAGTTTATAATGAATAACATTCATATCAAACAAGCACCCGTCTTGTGGGCTACTGGAAAGCCTTTTGACGCAGGCAGGATTATATTTGAGGGCCTTCCAACAGAGTCGCGTCCGAAATGGGCGTCGCGAATCCTGAAGTTTCTACTTCGTAGGTATCGCATTGAGTCTCCACAATTTGATTACGTATTGAAGATGGTGGATAATAAAGACCTATGGTCCACCGGCCATCAGGCATTCTGTAATTTGCGGGATACTACGTTGAGATTAGATGAGGCGGGGCAAAAGCGAGAGTTTTCAGAAGAAGAGAGCTTACTAATAGCAATTCTCGCAATTGCAGAATTGGTTTGCAAAGTGACATATAATGCCACGTCTCCGATAGATGAATTCGACGAAGATTCAGGGTGGTGGATTGTGCACTGTCTTAGAGGTTTTGTTGACTATGCCGTGGAAAATAAAGAAGAAGGCAATGAATCGTTTTCCCATGACGCATGGATTGCGATCTCCGCGCCGCTCGACTGATGATGTGGCCGATATACTATGTGGATTCTGGGGGAAGGATCTCTCCCTGTATATCCTGCAGCAACTGCATCGGTCGAACACGACAGAGCCCCGGACGGCCGCAGCGATTTCTCAGTACCTGACGGAAGAGGACTATCCCACCAACCAAGTCATCAACAACACGAGTGCCGGCCTTCAGCCAGTGTTTGTCGGTGGCGTTGTCTACAGCCAGGGGTATGTCAATCCAGCATCGTTCTCAGGCGGCAGTGGAGTCGCGCATATACGGATCCATATGGCAACATAGTAATTAAACGTGGTCTGACTGGCAGAGAATTAGAATTAACGCTTCGGCACGAGAGTGTTCAAAGTTTCCTTAGTGCGCGCCATGGGATTATTGGGAGCATACGTGCAAGAATTGGTGTCTGGGCATATGGGAACTCACACCTTATGCGATACATGGAAGAGGCTCTCGCTGAAACGTACGCAACGAAACAATTGATCTACGGATTAAAATTTCCGATTCGCGAAGGATATGTGACAGGCGGCCGAGTGCTACTGGCGGGTGTAGCGTACGCAGGCATTCTAGGGTCCAGTATCTATATCGGCTATCGAATCAGTGGGAGCTTATTTGAATGATACTTTCAATTATTCGGCGATTGCTTTTTATCCCGTCTCCTTTGATCGACGCAAAGCGTGCCTTATCGATTGCTACTGAAGAGTGCATCAGTCACGGATGTCCAATAGGTAATTGCAGGATTATCGAAGGCCTAAAAACGTGGACAATCTGGGCGAATGATAACAAAGGGAGTCCATTTGTCGTTGTCGATCAACAAACAGGTAGCGTCATCAAATATGCAAGTATATTGCGATAATAGTCCATTTTGCTGAATTAGTTGCGTCAGCCAGACAAGGCGTAATGAGCCTTCGTCGTCGGGTAGCGCAGTCAGAGGACGTTGGAGTTACTCAATCCATCGAATCGGCACTCCGACAGTCTGTTGCCACTCGTACCATCGTGCGGAACTCCATTTCCAATCCGTCGACTGACTGGTCACACGAAGAGCCGACGAGACGGTGCGGATCACGTTCGAAACGGGTGACACTCTGGAAGGCTCAAAGTCGCACCCCATCTGGTCGCCCGCCATTCAAGCATGGGTTCCCATGGGAGAATAGACCGCCGGAGACGCAGTCTTGGGCCGCGACGGCTGGATTACGGTCAAGTCTGTCGAGGCCCGAAACGAATCTGTCCCACTTTACAATATTGAAGTACGTGGTGAACATGTCTATGAAGTCACCCGGGCCGGAATCCTCGTTCACAACAATGACGTATGCCGTGTGAATTTTCCCGTCCCCGATGCAATCGGCTTTGCACCTGGAACCGCAAATTCGGCACTTGATGGTATGAACGCCGGTCATGCTGTTCGCCATCTCGTCGGTGATGTAATTCCCAACTCAGGCAGCCTCGCTTCGAAAGTCGATAAATTTCGAAAGCTGGTAGTTCCAATATTGGAAAAGCCGTTGAAAAGCTTTAACGGGTGGCCAGGTACGACGCAAGTAAGGATATTTATTGGTGAGGTCGGAGGCCGAAAATTAGCCGTTCTCGTTGCCAAAGAGGGACATCTTCAGGGTAAAATCGTAACGAGCTATTTTCCAAATCCAAGAAAACTTCAAAGCTTGGGATTGTAACCGTGAACGAACGAGCCGAGTTTCTCAAAGCTGTATCTTGGATGGATCCACCTCCATATCCACTCCTCGCTTACATGATTTACTCCATTTTTGACGAATCCGTAGAAAACTCGATCAAAGCATTTTGGCCTAACAATACATCTGTAACATATTTTGATATATGTGACACTGACTGGATTTTTCAGGTCGCACTATATGAAATAAATGTAGAAGCAATAGATCCATCTATTGATGATAGTGTCGCGAAAACACTCGACTACTTGTCAAATGTTAGCGGAATGCCCAGCCTATTTATGTTCGAAGCCGGATTTTATGACTACCGAGCATTGTTTAAACTCGATACTCCGCAGAATGTTTTTGGAGCATGTATCCAAAATGTCTCTCCTTTAGTGGCAACAATTGACAGAATACGTTCATCCTCAGAATTTGAATTATATTTGCAGCGAGCTCGGAATTTCCTTGTCAGTAAATACCCTCAAATCGAGAGTCAAAATAACTAGTTGTGTAAGAGTTTAGAGAGCATTTCATAACGCGTATTGGCAAGGAAACTGCGTACCAGTCAGAGCGAAAGGAGTTTCGCTCATGCCAGTCACATCCCTTCTTGTTCAGCTTTGGCGACCACATCCCTTCCGCGATTCTTGACCTTTTCTTTTTCCCGTCATCGCACCGCGAGCAAACTAGCGAAGCCCACATTAGCCCTGCCCAGCGGAAAAAACACTGCCCGCAAAGTTCCTGCCAACTTGACGCCGTCAGGACCGTAGGGCATGAACTCCATCACGTGCGAGAAATCTTGTCTGGACAAGGTACATCCGAATCGGCAGCAGAGTTGGCAGGCAAGCTGTTTCTGCAGCAACTTATAAAGGCATTGAGATAACGCCGTTTCAGGTGAAAGGGAAATACGATGGAGGACTATTCAATTGATATTGGACGAGCGGACCAAGGAAGAACCTTTGTGCGTGTAATTCACAAATCAAGCGGAATGGAACGAATTGCCGTTGGATTGGGCGCGTCGAGTGCAAACTCTGTGGCGGAACGACTCAAAAGACTCATCGAAGACGAGCTGGCATTGGCCGCCAATGCTAGCGGCAGCTTAAACACTGAAAAGTCCAAATAATTGTTGACAAGAGTTGACCGCTTGAACTACGAGGGCACTGCATCTTTGATAAGGCCACGGAACAACGATCGCGGCATAGGTGTCAATTGGCGCTTGAAACAGTACCACTCGTTTGCACTTCAAACGGTACCATTTATCGGTTGATGTCTTTAATGGTACTGTTTGCCCTTCTATTCTTCGGCTTTGGACCCGGTGGGCGCTTTGGTATCGTTTGAACTTTTTTTCGATTTCTCTAAACGATAACTCTTGCCGGTGATTTGCACGACTTCCGCTCGATGCAGGAAGCGATCCAAGATGGCAGTTGCGCTGGGAACGTCGCCGATCAATTGGCCCCAATCGTCCAAGGGTCTGTTGCTGGTCATCATCGTGGAGCGAAGCTCGTGTCGCCGCATGATGATCTCGAACAGGTACTCACCTGATCGCTTGGGTAACTGCTTCATCCCCATGTCGTCGACGATCAGCAGATCCGGCTTGAGGTATCGCTGAAGGATCTTCTCGTGGCATTCCATCNNNNNNNNNNNNNNNNNNNNNNNNNNNNNNNNNNNNNNNNNNNNNNNNNNNNNNNNNNNNNNNNNNNNNNNNNNNNNNNNNNNNNNNNNNNNNNNNNNNNNNNNNNNNNNNNNNNNNNNNNNNNNNNNNNNNNNNNNNNNNNNNNNNNNNNNNNNNNNNNNNNNNNNNNNNNNNNNNNNNNNNNNNNNNNNNNNNNNNNNNNNNNNNNNNNNNNNNNNNNNNNNNNNNNNNNNNNNNNNNNNNNNNNNNNNNNNNNNNNNNNNNNNNNNNNNNNNNNNNNNNNNNNNNNNNNNNNNNNNNNNNNNNNNNNNNNNNNNNNNNNNNNNNNNNNNNNNNNNNNNNNNNNNNNNNNNNNNNNNNNNNNNNNNNNNNNNNNNNNNNNNNNNNNNNNNNNNNNNNNNNNNNNNNNNNNNNNNNNNNNNNNNNNNNNNNNNNNNNNNNNNNNNNNNNNNNNNNNNNNNNNNNNNNNNNNNNNNNNNNNNNNNNNNNNNNNNNNNNNNNNNNNNNNNNNNNNNNNNNNNNNNNNNNNNNNNNNNNNNNNNNNNNNNNNNNNNNNNNNNNNNNNNNNNNNNNNNNNNNNNNNNNNNNNNNNNNNNNNNNNNNNNNNNNNNNNNNNNNNNNNNNNNNNNNNNNNNNNNNNNNNNNNNNNNNNNNNNNNNNNNNNNNNNNNNNNNNNNNNNNNNNNNNNNNNNNNNNNNNNNNNNNNNNNNNNNNNNNNNNNNNNNNNNNNNNNNNNNNNNNNNNNNNNNNNNNNNNNNNNNNNNNNNNNNNNNNNNNNNNNNNNNNNNNNNNNNNNNNNNNNNNNNNNNNNNNNNNNNNNNNNNNNNNNNNNNNNNNNNNNNNNNNNNNNNNNNNNNNNNNNNNNNNNNNNNNNNNNNNNNNNNNNNNNNNNNNNNNNNNNNNNNNNNNNNNNNNNNNNNNNNNNNNNNNNNNNNNNNNNNNNNNNNNNNNNNNNNNNNNNNNNNNNNNNNNNNNNNNNNNNNNNNNNNNNNNNNNNNNNNNNNNNNNNNNNNNNNNNNNNNNNNNNNNNNNNNNNNNNNNNNNNNNNNNNNNNNNNNNNNNNNNNNNNNNNNNNNNNNNNNNNNNNNNNNNNNNNNNNNNNNNNNNNNNNNNNNNNNNNNNNNNNNNNNNNNNNNNNNNNNNNNNNNNNNNNNNNNNNNNNNNNNNNNNNNNNNNNNNNNNNNNNNNNNNNNNNNNNNNNNNNNNNNNNNNNNNNNNNNNNNNNNNNNNNNNNNN
This genomic interval from Schlesneria paludicola DSM 18645 contains the following:
- a CDS encoding transposase family protein, with the protein product MRATYAGGFANQWGAPECIGDRFPSGRHFDVKSLIGDFSDPRMERTRRHELFELVFVALCATIAGSDGWADIERIGVRRLERLRTFQRLENGIPSHDAVGGTAVTLPRR
- a CDS encoding polymorphic toxin-type HINT domain-containing protein, which produces MFVGGVVYSQGYVNPASFSGGSGVAYTSFAFRSVPMDASSPASIPDATFGLNEDQAPQTYWETLASWISSGIDTAMDTAVWIVDQISYGVSEVGGFVIRNFEAVLDGIQLTLDVAGFIPVFGAIPDIINSGIHLGRGSYLEAGLSAGAAVPFAGDAAQAVALVRKVVSKGADFAASAGKSIMRLFGKSDEAGTAASKIMKCIEEGKCFVAGTLVSVAAASPSSREDRQSLARHGIFEATTDNHHDLQTAVGLTETPATHLIPIETVSLGARIPTKNPRPEEYAFEWPEPDESSWVLLTMEWRKTDGGIVDAELLRPRDWVASSHLEIGSIFKVYSTELELNGIAEVTAISPCPPLSTGDGEVVTGRFVTRRADETVRMTFETGDTLEGSKSHPIWSPAIQDWVPMEDWTAGDAVLGREGWITVTSVEARNESVPLYNIEVRGEHVYVVTQAGILVHNSNPCSVNPGIPHGPHEIPPNSLTLQEVEEIQAISKEYSTTIDVVGSRAAGKGRNIQTDLPVGKPSRKRPKTRSDIDFRFDTAHPNAIQIMKRLRNVGNGGGRASLNFSNNPTAPNGRITMPPYIRFTSNGRVTWFD
- a CDS encoding ATP-binding protein is translated as MECHEKILQRYLKPDLLIVDDMGMKQLPKRSGEYLFEIIMRRHELRSTMMTSNRPLDDWGQLIGDVPSATAILDRFLHRAEVVQITGKSYRLEKSKKSSNDTKAPTGSKAEE